The segment AGCGTGGCACGGGCCTTGGCGCCCTCACCCGCCAGCGCTTCCAGCTTGGCTTTTTTCAGCAGCACATCCGGATACGGTCGAATCGCGGCCATCAGATCGACCCATTGGCGATTCACGCCAAGGTTCTCGGACGTGCCCTCCAGATAATTGTCCAGCGTATAGAGGGCATGGTACGCGTACAGGGGACGCTCGCGAATCAGCGTTGTCAGACGTTCAACGCGTTGGGCATCCTTCGCGCCATTCTCGGTTGGCGTGTAAAGGTTCACCAGCTCGCGATAGGGAGCGTAGGCCATCGCCGAAACACCCATGAGGACCAGCAACAAAGCGACCAGCATGGCTTTGATCGGCAGGCCCGCGCGCATTTGCCGCCCCGGAGCCAGCGACACGAACACGACCACCATCGCCAGGAAATACAGATACCAGAGCGGATATTCGAGCATGCTGTGGATAGCGCTCACCGACAGACAGGCCAGTGGCAGAAACCCCTCCACTTCGGCGCGCTCGGAGAAATACGGCCAGACAGACCAGGCAAAACCGCCCAGCACGATGGCCGTGGCTACGCCGCCCATTTCGGCCAGCAACTGAAGCACGAGATTATGGGCATTGGTGAACAGGCCGCTGTTGAAACCGGCTTTGGCGAACTCGGGCAAGGTTTGCAATTCGACACTCTGGCTGGCGAACTGCGACCAGCCGGTGCCCCACCATGGGTGGGCGCGGAACACCAGCCAGGCCTTGTGCATTTCGGCAAAGCGGCGCGAAGCCATATCGTCGCCGTTCGCGGCCAGTCGCTCCATCCCGCTGGCCACACCGACATTCTTGTGCAGCAGGGAGGACACCAGGTGGTTGACCATCGGCAACGCGAACTGCACCAGAATGATCGCCAGGCTCGCCAGCAGCATGCCGTTCAGCATCCGCCGCGACGCCTCGCTGCGGATGCGCAAGTGCCAGACAAGGGCCACCGCGGCCACGGCGAACACATAGAGCAGAATCGTGCGCGACCCCGCGAAAGCGAGCATCACCGACAACCAGAGCGTCCACGCAAGGAAAGGCAATTTGCCCAGGCGGTTCACCGAGCGCAGGAACACCCCGGCGAGCATGCCCCACATCAGATAGTGCGCGAACTGGTTGCGCTGGCCGATATGACCGAAGATATTGGTGGTGGGATGCTCGGAATCGTAAAACAGGATGCCATTGCTCAATTCGGCAAGACCGGTCACCTGGGCAAGACCGATCAGCGACTGCACCAGCGCGCCCGCCATCAGCGCGCGGGCGAGCCATATGGTCAACTCGCCGTTGCCCAGTTCCTCGCGCAGCGTCGAGCCGGCCAGCGCGAGCAGGGCCAATACGCACCAGGCCAATGCCGTGACGGTATTGAGTCCGGGAAACAGAACGGGAACAAGCCAGGGTTGCAGCGCCCAGACCAGCCCCAGCATCAGGCACCAGATCGCGGCGCGCGGCAACCGGTTGAGCGCTTCGCGTAGCGGCAACGCAAAAAGCAGGGAGCCTAGCGCGAACCACACGGTTTCCATCTCCCCCCACCATTGCGGCAAGGGCAGGTAATGGGTGCGCGACGCGAAGGGTATGATCGCGACCAGGCACCACAGCAGCAGCGAGAGCCCGAGCGACAGAGATTTCCAGTTCATGACGGAGCGAGTTTTCTTATTACGAATCAGCCGTGAAGGATACCCCAATACCCCGTCGGGAAGTACTCCGCTCCGTCAAAATCCCGGGGATTCGTGGTGGGGAAAGCAAAAGCGCCCCACCAAGGGGGCGCAGTGGGTTCGCTATGCCATGTTACGGGTTCGCTGGTGCGGCAGCTGGCTGGACACAAGATGACGGCAGGATTTCCGCCGGCACACCGTTCTGCCCGGCGCTGTTGCCATTCACGCAAGCCCAGGTCAGATTGCCGTTATTCAACGTGGCGCGTAATGAAATGGCATTCGTATTCGC is part of the Paludibacterium paludis genome and harbors:
- a CDS encoding PglL family O-oligosaccharyltransferase, producing MNWKSLSLGLSLLLWCLVAIIPFASRTHYLPLPQWWGEMETVWFALGSLLFALPLREALNRLPRAAIWCLMLGLVWALQPWLVPVLFPGLNTVTALAWCVLALLALAGSTLREELGNGELTIWLARALMAGALVQSLIGLAQVTGLAELSNGILFYDSEHPTTNIFGHIGQRNQFAHYLMWGMLAGVFLRSVNRLGKLPFLAWTLWLSVMLAFAGSRTILLYVFAVAAVALVWHLRIRSEASRRMLNGMLLASLAIILVQFALPMVNHLVSSLLHKNVGVASGMERLAANGDDMASRRFAEMHKAWLVFRAHPWWGTGWSQFASQSVELQTLPEFAKAGFNSGLFTNAHNLVLQLLAEMGGVATAIVLGGFAWSVWPYFSERAEVEGFLPLACLSVSAIHSMLEYPLWYLYFLAMVVVFVSLAPGRQMRAGLPIKAMLVALLLVLMGVSAMAYAPYRELVNLYTPTENGAKDAQRVERLTTLIRERPLYAYHALYTLDNYLEGTSENLGVNRQWVDLMAAIRPYPDVLLKKAKLEALAGEGAKARATLGLALASFPTYARYYIEELSDGPPAFGPLLRQAHEGWERLPEKYKKTTD